The Streptomyces sp. NBC_00344 genome includes a window with the following:
- the gap gene encoding type I glyceraldehyde-3-phosphate dehydrogenase produces the protein MTIRVGINGFGRIGRNYFRALLEQGADIEIVAVNDLGDTATTAHLLKYDTILGRLKAEVSHTADTITVDGHTIKVLSERNPADIPWGQLGVDIVIESTGFFTKKADAEKHIAGGAKKVLISAPAKGEDITIVMGVNQDKYDAANHHVISNASCTTNCVAPMAKVLLENFGIVKGMMTTVHAYTNDQRILDYPHSDLRRARAAAENIIPTTTGAAKATALVIPELEGKLDGIAMRVPVPTGSVTDLVIELEREVTKDEVNAAFQKASEGQLKGLLDYTEDPIVSSDIVNWPASCTFDSSLTMVQGKNVKVIGWYDNEWGYSNRLVDLTVFVGGQL, from the coding sequence GTGACGATCCGCGTAGGCATCAACGGCTTTGGCCGCATTGGGCGCAACTACTTCCGCGCTCTGCTGGAGCAGGGTGCGGACATCGAGATCGTGGCTGTCAACGACCTGGGTGACACTGCGACCACCGCCCACCTGCTGAAGTACGACACCATCCTGGGCCGCCTCAAGGCCGAGGTGTCGCACACCGCAGACACCATCACCGTCGACGGACACACCATCAAGGTGCTGTCCGAGCGCAACCCGGCCGACATCCCCTGGGGTCAGCTGGGAGTCGACATCGTCATCGAGTCGACCGGCTTCTTCACGAAGAAGGCCGACGCCGAGAAGCACATTGCGGGCGGCGCCAAGAAGGTCCTCATCTCGGCTCCGGCCAAGGGCGAGGACATCACCATCGTGATGGGCGTGAACCAGGACAAGTACGACGCGGCCAACCACCACGTCATCTCCAACGCCTCCTGCACCACCAACTGTGTGGCGCCGATGGCCAAGGTTCTCCTGGAGAACTTCGGCATCGTCAAGGGCATGATGACGACGGTCCACGCGTACACCAACGACCAGCGCATCCTTGACTACCCGCACTCGGACCTGCGTCGCGCCCGCGCCGCGGCCGAGAACATCATCCCGACCACCACGGGCGCCGCCAAGGCGACCGCACTGGTCATCCCGGAGCTCGAGGGCAAGCTCGACGGCATCGCGATGCGTGTCCCGGTTCCGACCGGCTCCGTCACCGACCTCGTCATCGAGCTCGAGCGCGAGGTCACCAAGGACGAGGTCAACGCCGCGTTCCAGAAGGCGTCCGAGGGCCAGCTCAAGGGCCTCCTCGACTACACCGAGGACCCGATCGTCTCCTCGGACATCGTCAACTGGCCGGCCTCCTGCACCTTCGACTCCTCCCTGACCATGGTCCAGGGCAAGAACGTGAAGGTCATCGGCTGGTACGACAACGAGTGGGGCTACTCCAACCGTCTGGTCGACCTCACCGTCTTCGTCGGCGGCCAGCTCTGA
- the secG gene encoding preprotein translocase subunit SecG: MILGFSIALIVFSLLLMLLVLMHKGKGGGLSDMFGGGMQSSVGGSSVAERNLDRITVVLGICWFACIVVLGLLMKLNR; encoded by the coding sequence GTGATTCTGGGGTTCTCGATCGCCCTGATCGTCTTCAGCCTGCTGCTGATGCTGCTGGTGCTGATGCACAAGGGAAAGGGCGGCGGCCTCTCCGACATGTTCGGTGGCGGCATGCAGTCGTCCGTCGGCGGCTCCTCGGTCGCCGAGCGCAACCTGGACCGCATCACCGTGGTGCTCGGCATCTGCTGGTTCGCGTGCATTGTCGTACTGGGTCTGCTGATGAAGCTGAACCGCTGA
- a CDS encoding gluconeogenesis factor YvcK family protein: protein MTGRTAPRLRRVRLIPGRTRSGAQPKVVALGGGMGLSASLAALRRITGDLTAVVTVADDGGSSGRLREELGVLPPGDLRKALAALCGDDDWGQTWARVIQHRFQSQGDLHEHAVGNLLIVALWEQLGDHVQALDLVGRLLGAHGRVLPMSAVPLELQALVRGHDPDHPDEVGTVRGQATVALTPGEVQSVHLVPNDPPAVPEALAAVLDADWVVLGPGSWFSSVIPHLLVPELLDALIETKARKVLSLNLAPQPGETDGFSPQRHLEVLARHAPKLALDVVLADEAAVPDRESLAEAAKRLGATVELAPVASPDGSPTHDRELLAAAYDRIFRMHGRIGPWR from the coding sequence GTGACAGGCCGTACGGCGCCGAGACTGCGGCGGGTACGGCTGATTCCGGGGCGTACGCGGAGCGGCGCTCAGCCCAAGGTGGTCGCCCTCGGCGGCGGCATGGGCCTGTCCGCTTCGCTTGCCGCCCTGCGCCGGATCACCGGTGACCTCACCGCGGTGGTGACCGTCGCCGACGACGGCGGCTCCAGCGGCCGGCTCCGTGAGGAGCTGGGCGTGCTGCCGCCGGGCGATCTGCGCAAGGCACTCGCCGCGCTGTGCGGTGACGACGACTGGGGTCAGACCTGGGCCAGGGTCATCCAGCACCGCTTCCAGTCCCAGGGAGACCTGCACGAGCACGCGGTCGGCAATCTGCTGATCGTGGCCTTGTGGGAGCAGCTCGGCGACCATGTCCAGGCTCTGGACCTGGTCGGCAGACTGCTCGGAGCGCACGGCAGGGTGCTGCCGATGTCCGCGGTGCCGCTGGAGCTGCAGGCCCTGGTACGCGGCCACGACCCGGACCACCCCGACGAGGTCGGCACCGTCCGCGGGCAGGCGACGGTCGCCCTCACCCCCGGGGAGGTGCAGTCGGTCCACCTCGTGCCGAACGACCCGCCGGCCGTCCCCGAGGCACTCGCCGCGGTCCTCGACGCCGACTGGGTGGTGCTGGGCCCGGGCTCCTGGTTCTCCTCGGTCATCCCGCATCTGCTGGTGCCCGAACTCCTGGACGCACTGATCGAGACGAAGGCCCGCAAGGTCCTCTCGCTGAACCTCGCGCCGCAGCCCGGTGAAACCGATGGCTTCTCACCGCAGCGTCATTTGGAGGTTTTGGCCCGACACGCCCCTAAACTCGCCCTGGACGTGGTGCTCGCCGACGAGGCCGCCGTGCCCGACCGCGAGTCGCTCGCCGAAGCCGCCAAACGGCTCGGTGCGACGGTCGAGCTGGCGCCCGTGGCCTCGCCCGATGGCTCCCCGACGCACGACCGGGAGCTGCTGGCCGCCGCGTACGACCGTATTTTTCGGATGCATGGAAGGATCGGCCCATGGCGATGA
- the rapZ gene encoding RNase adapter RapZ produces MSDEQERNGAHVSTGSTGTPAEATEAAIPELVIISGMSGAGRSTAAKCLEDLGWFVVDNLPPALIPTMVELGARSQGNVARIAVVVDVRGRRFFDNLRQSLSDLEAKQVTRRIVFLESSDDALVRRFESVRRPHPLQGDGRITDGIAAERDLLRELRGDADLVIDTSSLNVHELRAKMDAQFAGDEEPELRATVMSFGYKYGLPVDADLVVDCRFLPNPHWVPELRPFTGLNEEVSAYVFNQPGAKEFLNQYSELLQIIATGYRREGKRYVTIAVGCTGGKHRSVAMSEKLAARLASEGIETVLVHRDMGRE; encoded by the coding sequence ATGAGTGATGAGCAGGAACGGAACGGAGCACACGTGAGTACGGGCAGTACGGGCACACCGGCCGAGGCCACCGAAGCGGCCATCCCGGAACTCGTGATCATCTCCGGGATGTCCGGCGCGGGCCGCTCGACCGCCGCCAAATGCCTGGAGGACCTCGGCTGGTTCGTCGTCGACAACCTGCCGCCCGCGCTGATCCCCACCATGGTGGAGCTGGGCGCCCGCTCGCAGGGCAACGTGGCCCGTATCGCCGTGGTCGTCGATGTCCGCGGCCGCCGCTTCTTCGACAACCTCAGGCAGTCACTGTCCGATCTCGAAGCCAAGCAGGTCACCCGGCGGATCGTGTTCCTGGAGTCGTCGGACGACGCCCTGGTGCGCAGGTTCGAGTCGGTCCGCAGGCCGCACCCGCTGCAGGGCGACGGGCGGATCACCGACGGCATCGCCGCCGAGCGTGATCTGCTGCGCGAGCTGCGTGGTGACGCCGACCTGGTGATCGACACCTCCAGCCTGAACGTCCATGAGCTGCGCGCCAAGATGGACGCCCAGTTCGCCGGTGACGAGGAGCCGGAGCTGCGCGCCACGGTGATGTCGTTCGGCTACAAGTACGGCCTCCCCGTCGATGCCGATCTGGTCGTCGACTGCCGCTTCCTGCCCAACCCGCACTGGGTGCCCGAGCTGCGCCCCTTCACCGGGCTCAACGAGGAGGTCTCCGCCTATGTCTTCAACCAGCCGGGGGCCAAGGAGTTCCTCAACCAGTACAGCGAGCTGCTGCAGATCATCGCCACCGGCTACCGCCGTGAGGGCAAGCGCTATGTGACCATCGCGGTCGGCTGCACCGGCGGCAAGCACCGCTCGGTCGCGATGTCCGAGAAGCTCGCCGCCCGGCTGGCATCGGAAGGGATCGAGACGGTGCTCGTCCATCGCGACATGGGGCGCGAGTGA
- a CDS encoding carbohydrate kinase family protein has protein sequence MITVAGESLIDLVPQHALVPGEPLPALLPRLGGGPYNTAIALGRMGSPVNFCSRVSTDHFGDALLDALRSAGVGLSLVQRGDEPTTLAVAALDAAGSAGYGFYAEGSADRLFELPDRLPPGARALSVGTCSLVLEPGASAYEALLRRESARGVFTLLDPNIRAGLIPDPDGYRKRFRGWLPDVTLLKLSDDDARWLGGTPQEWLAAGPEAVVITHGGDGLTVRTRSGGEYTVPGAPVDVVDTIGAGDTVNAGLLHSLAARDALSARATSALSGGDWAEVLGFAARAAAVTCSRAGAQPPYAHELRG, from the coding sequence GTGATCACCGTCGCCGGAGAGTCCCTGATCGACCTGGTGCCGCAGCACGCCCTGGTGCCCGGCGAGCCACTGCCCGCCCTGCTGCCACGGCTGGGCGGTGGTCCTTACAACACCGCCATAGCGCTGGGACGGATGGGCTCCCCGGTGAACTTCTGTTCCAGGGTGTCCACGGACCACTTCGGCGATGCGCTGCTCGACGCGCTCCGGTCCGCAGGGGTCGGTCTCTCCCTGGTGCAGCGTGGCGATGAGCCGACGACGCTCGCGGTGGCGGCGCTCGACGCCGCCGGCTCCGCCGGGTACGGGTTCTACGCCGAGGGCAGTGCCGACCGCCTCTTCGAGCTGCCGGACCGGCTACCGCCTGGTGCGAGGGCGTTGTCTGTCGGCACCTGTTCGCTGGTGCTCGAACCGGGCGCGAGTGCGTATGAAGCGCTGCTGCGGAGAGAATCCGCCCGCGGTGTGTTCACGCTGCTGGACCCGAACATCCGCGCAGGGCTGATCCCCGACCCGGACGGCTACCGCAAGCGGTTCCGGGGCTGGCTGCCGGACGTGACACTGCTGAAGCTGTCCGACGATGATGCGAGATGGCTCGGCGGCACCCCGCAGGAATGGCTGGCCGCCGGTCCGGAGGCCGTGGTGATCACGCACGGCGGGGACGGGCTGACCGTGCGGACCAGGTCAGGCGGTGAGTACACCGTCCCCGGGGCACCCGTCGACGTGGTGGACACGATCGGCGCGGGCGACACGGTCAACGCGGGACTGCTGCACAGCCTCGCTGCGCGGGACGCGCTGTCGGCCCGTGCGACCTCGGCGCTCTCCGGCGGCGACTGGGCCGAGGTGCTGGGCTTCGCGGCGCGGGCAGCGGCCGTGACCTGTTCACGGGCCGGGGCCCAGCCGCCGTACGCACACGAGCTGAGGGGCTGA
- the uvrC gene encoding excinuclease ABC subunit UvrC, producing MADPSSYRPKPGQIPDSPGVYKFRDEHRRVIYVGKAKSLRPRLSSYFQDLANLHPRTRTMVTTAASVEWTVVATEVEALQLEYSWIKEFDPRFNVKYRDDKSYPSLAVTLNEEYPRVQVMRGPKKKGVRYFGPYGHAWAIRETVDLMLRVFPVRTCSAGVFKRSAQIGRPCLLGYIGKCSAPCVGRVTPEEHRELAEEFCDFMAGRTGAYIRRIERDMHEAAEEMEYERAARLRDDIEALKRALEKNAIVFTDATDADLIAVAEDELEAAVQIFHVRGGRVRGQRGWVTDKVEAVDTAGLVEHALQQLYGEEKGDAVPKEVLVPALPDEAEAVGQWLAGRRGSQVSLRIPQRGDKKDLMTTVQRNAQQALVLHKTKRASDLTTRSRALEEIAEALGLDSAPLRIECYDISHLQGDDVVASMVVFEDGLARKSEYRRFQIKTFEGQDDVRSMHEVITRRFRRYLQDKEKTGEWTEESTAESPEDDGRPKRFAYPPQLVVVDGGRPQVAAAGRALAELGIDDVAVCGLAKRLEEVWLPDDEDPVVLPRSSEGLYLLQRVRDEAHRFAITYQRAKRAKRFKAGPLDSVAGLGETRKQALIKHFGSVKKLKQATIEQICEVPGIGRKTAETVAAALAQAAPAVPAVNTATGEIMEDDGGSTDE from the coding sequence ATGGCAGACCCCTCCAGCTACCGCCCCAAGCCGGGACAGATCCCCGACTCGCCGGGGGTCTACAAATTCCGCGACGAACACCGCCGGGTGATCTACGTCGGGAAGGCGAAAAGCCTGCGCCCGCGCCTGTCCTCGTACTTCCAGGACCTGGCCAATCTGCACCCGCGCACCCGCACGATGGTCACCACTGCCGCCTCAGTGGAGTGGACGGTCGTCGCCACCGAGGTGGAGGCGCTGCAGCTCGAATACTCCTGGATCAAGGAGTTCGACCCGCGGTTCAACGTCAAGTACCGGGACGACAAGAGTTATCCGTCCCTCGCGGTGACCCTCAACGAGGAATACCCCCGTGTCCAGGTGATGCGCGGACCCAAGAAGAAGGGCGTGCGGTATTTCGGGCCCTACGGCCACGCCTGGGCCATCCGCGAGACCGTTGACCTGATGCTCCGGGTCTTCCCGGTGCGCACCTGCTCGGCCGGTGTGTTCAAGCGCTCCGCGCAGATCGGGCGGCCCTGCCTGCTGGGGTACATCGGCAAGTGCTCGGCGCCGTGTGTCGGCCGGGTGACACCCGAGGAACACCGTGAACTGGCCGAGGAGTTCTGCGACTTCATGGCCGGGCGCACCGGCGCGTACATCCGCCGGATCGAGCGGGACATGCACGAGGCCGCCGAGGAGATGGAGTACGAAAGGGCGGCGCGGCTGCGCGACGACATAGAGGCGCTGAAGCGCGCGCTGGAGAAGAACGCCATCGTCTTCACCGACGCCACCGACGCGGATCTCATCGCCGTGGCCGAGGACGAGCTCGAAGCCGCCGTCCAGATCTTCCATGTCCGCGGCGGCCGGGTGCGGGGCCAGCGCGGCTGGGTGACCGACAAGGTCGAGGCGGTCGACACCGCCGGTCTGGTGGAGCACGCCCTCCAGCAGTTGTACGGCGAGGAGAAGGGCGACGCGGTGCCCAAGGAGGTGCTCGTCCCTGCGCTGCCCGACGAGGCGGAAGCCGTCGGCCAGTGGCTGGCAGGCCGGCGCGGTTCACAGGTCTCGCTGCGCATCCCGCAGCGTGGTGACAAGAAGGACCTGATGACCACGGTCCAGCGCAACGCCCAGCAGGCCCTGGTACTGCACAAGACCAAGCGCGCCTCCGACCTCACCACCCGGTCGCGGGCCCTCGAGGAGATCGCGGAGGCACTCGGCCTCGACAGTGCCCCGCTGCGTATCGAGTGCTACGACATCTCCCATCTGCAGGGTGATGACGTGGTGGCTTCCATGGTGGTCTTCGAGGACGGCCTGGCCCGCAAGAGCGAATACCGCCGCTTCCAGATCAAGACCTTCGAAGGGCAGGACGACGTCCGCTCCATGCACGAGGTGATCACCCGCCGCTTCAGGCGCTATCTGCAGGACAAGGAGAAGACGGGGGAGTGGACCGAGGAGTCCACGGCCGAGTCCCCGGAGGACGACGGCCGCCCCAAGCGGTTCGCCTACCCGCCGCAGCTGGTCGTGGTCGACGGTGGCCGGCCCCAGGTGGCTGCGGCCGGCCGCGCTCTCGCCGAGCTCGGCATCGATGATGTCGCCGTCTGCGGTCTCGCCAAGCGCCTCGAGGAGGTCTGGCTCCCCGACGACGAGGATCCGGTGGTCCTGCCCCGTTCGAGCGAAGGGCTCTACCTTCTCCAGCGGGTGCGTGACGAGGCCCACCGCTTCGCCATCACGTATCAGCGGGCCAAGCGGGCCAAGCGGTTCAAGGCCGGTCCGCTGGACTCGGTCGCCGGTCTCGGCGAGACCAGGAAACAGGCTCTGATCAAGCACTTCGGTTCCGTGAAGAAGTTGAAGCAAGCGACAATTGAACAGATCTGTGAAGTTCCCGGGATAGGCCGCAAGACGGCCGAGACCGTGGCCGCCGCTCTCGCACAGGCGGCCCCGGCCGTACCCGCAGTGAACACGGCCACTGGAGAGATCATGGAAGACGACGGGGGCAGCACCGATGAGTGA
- a CDS encoding Rieske (2Fe-2S) protein produces MSDLPPTRRTVLMGAALAGAAGLGLTACSGGGGGSSAGPDKPVDLGSADAVPVGGVTYYRDEFLIVSRPSADEYKALWSRCTHQNCPLDKIEGTVGICPCHGSRFDVTNGKVLHGPASRPLSDVPVKVVGGKLIAGRDEKA; encoded by the coding sequence ATGTCCGACCTGCCTCCCACCCGCCGTACCGTCCTCATGGGAGCAGCCCTCGCGGGCGCCGCCGGGCTCGGACTCACCGCCTGCTCGGGCGGTGGCGGCGGCTCATCGGCGGGACCGGACAAGCCCGTCGACCTCGGCTCGGCGGACGCGGTCCCGGTCGGTGGCGTCACGTACTACCGCGACGAATTCCTGATCGTGAGCCGGCCGAGCGCCGACGAGTACAAGGCGCTCTGGTCGCGCTGCACCCATCAGAACTGCCCGCTGGACAAGATCGAGGGCACAGTGGGCATCTGCCCCTGCCACGGCAGCCGGTTCGACGTCACCAACGGCAAGGTGCTGCACGGCCCGGCCAGCAGGCCGTTGTCCGACGTCCCGGTGAAGGTCGTGGGAGGCAAGCTGATCGCGGGCCGCGACGAGAAGGCGTGA
- the whiA gene encoding DNA-binding protein WhiA, protein MAMTAAVKDEISRLPVTRTCCRKAEVSAILRFAGGLHLVSGRIVIEAELDTAMAARRLKRDILEIFGHNSELIVMAPGGLRRGSRYVVRVVAGGDQLARQTGLVDGRGRPIRGLPPQVVSGATCDAEAAWRGAFLAHGSLTEPGRSSSLEVTCPGPEAALALVGAARRLQIASKAREVRGVDRVVVRDGDAIGALLTRLGAHESVLAWEERRMRREVRATANRLANFDDANLRRSARAAVAAGARVQRALEILADEVPEHLAAAGRLRMEHKQASLEELGALADPPLTKDAVAGRIRRLLAMADKRAQDLGIPGTESTLSEEMDDTLVG, encoded by the coding sequence ATGGCGATGACGGCAGCGGTGAAGGACGAGATTTCCCGGCTTCCCGTCACCCGGACCTGCTGCAGAAAGGCAGAGGTCTCGGCGATTCTCCGGTTCGCAGGCGGTCTGCACCTGGTGAGCGGACGGATTGTGATCGAGGCCGAGCTGGACACCGCCATGGCGGCGCGCCGGCTCAAGCGGGACATCCTGGAGATCTTCGGGCACAACTCCGAACTGATCGTGATGGCGCCCGGCGGGCTGCGCCGGGGCAGCCGCTACGTCGTGCGGGTGGTGGCGGGCGGCGACCAGCTGGCCCGCCAGACCGGTCTGGTGGACGGCCGCGGCCGCCCCATCCGAGGTCTGCCGCCGCAGGTGGTCTCGGGGGCCACCTGTGACGCGGAGGCGGCGTGGCGCGGCGCCTTCCTGGCGCACGGCTCGCTCACCGAGCCGGGCCGCTCCTCCTCGCTCGAGGTGACCTGTCCGGGTCCTGAGGCGGCCCTGGCCCTGGTCGGCGCCGCCCGCCGGCTGCAGATCGCCTCCAAGGCCCGTGAGGTGCGCGGTGTGGACCGGGTTGTCGTCCGGGACGGGGACGCGATCGGCGCCCTGCTGACCAGGCTCGGCGCGCACGAGTCCGTGCTGGCCTGGGAGGAGCGGCGGATGCGCCGCGAGGTCCGTGCCACCGCCAACCGTCTCGCCAATTTCGACGACGCGAACCTGCGCCGCTCGGCGCGAGCCGCTGTCGCTGCCGGGGCCAGGGTGCAGCGCGCACTGGAGATCCTCGCCGACGAGGTACCCGAGCATCTCGCCGCAGCCGGCCGGCTGCGGATGGAACACAAGCAGGCCTCCCTCGAGGAGCTGGGCGCGCTGGCCGACCCGCCGCTGACCAAGGACGCCGTCGCCGGCCGTATCCGCAGGCTGCTGGCGATGGCGGACAAGAGGGCCCAGGACCTCGGCATCCCCGGTACCGAGTCGACGCTTTCCGAGGAGATGGACGACACCCTGGTCGGCTGA
- a CDS encoding alpha/beta fold hydrolase produces the protein MTTPVEARTDDGARLWAERRGEGPPVVFCHGGPGLWDTLEDVAELVPGHTVYRWDQRGCGRSAPSDGPYTLAGSVADLDAVRHSSGLERMALLGHSWGAQLALSYALEHPARVSSLIYLSGTGIDPDATWHPQFVRHLHAGLGEHLGRWRTLSGRERAVLQWAVEFQDPGRARELAERMATPWFGINHTANDTINAENQQSWGTPELHARCAALDVPVLIVDGDRDLRPRSAVDSLERALPRVRRVTIRGAGHLPWAEDPEAFRAAVAAFL, from the coding sequence GTGACCACGCCGGTGGAGGCAAGGACCGACGACGGTGCGCGGCTCTGGGCCGAGCGTCGTGGTGAAGGGCCGCCCGTGGTGTTCTGCCACGGCGGCCCCGGTCTGTGGGACACCCTGGAGGACGTGGCCGAGTTGGTACCCGGCCATACCGTGTACCGCTGGGACCAGCGGGGATGCGGTCGCTCCGCACCGTCCGACGGCCCGTACACTCTCGCCGGCTCGGTCGCGGACCTCGATGCGGTGCGCCACAGCTCCGGGCTGGAGCGCATGGCGCTGCTCGGCCACTCATGGGGCGCTCAACTGGCCCTGAGCTATGCACTGGAGCATCCCGCACGGGTCAGCAGCCTCATCTATCTTTCCGGCACCGGCATCGACCCCGACGCCACCTGGCATCCGCAGTTCGTACGCCACCTCCATGCGGGCCTGGGGGAGCATCTGGGACGCTGGCGGACTCTCAGCGGCCGGGAGCGTGCCGTGCTCCAGTGGGCCGTCGAGTTCCAGGACCCGGGCCGTGCACGAGAGTTGGCCGAGCGCATGGCCACCCCCTGGTTCGGCATCAACCACACCGCCAACGACACCATCAACGCGGAGAACCAGCAGAGCTGGGGCACCCCGGAACTGCACGCGAGATGCGCCGCGCTGGACGTCCCGGTGCTGATCGTGGACGGGGACCGCGACCTCCGTCCACGCTCGGCAGTGGACTCGCTCGAGCGGGCGCTGCCCCGCGTCCGGCGGGTCACCATCCGAGGCGCCGGGCACCTGCCCTGGGCGGAGGACCCGGAAGCGTTCCGGGCGGCCGTCGCCGCGTTTCTCTGA
- the tpiA gene encoding triose-phosphate isomerase: MTNPQGRTPLMAGNWKMNLNHLEAIAHVQKLSFGLADKDYDAVEVAVLPPFVDLRSVQTLVDGDKLKIKYGAQDLSAHDSGAFTGEISGPMLAKLKCTYVTVGHSERRQYHAESDEICNAKVKAAYRHGLTPILCVGEGLDIRKAGQQVPYTLNQLDGALKDVPAEQAESIVIAYEPVWAIGTGEVATPEDAQEVCGAIRARLGELYSPELAGKVRIQYGGSVKSGNVAAIMAQPDVDGALVGGAALDADEFVKIVRFRDQ, encoded by the coding sequence ATGACCAACCCCCAAGGCCGGACCCCGCTGATGGCGGGCAACTGGAAGATGAACCTCAACCACCTCGAGGCCATCGCACACGTCCAGAAGCTCTCCTTCGGGCTCGCCGACAAGGACTACGACGCGGTCGAGGTGGCGGTCCTGCCGCCCTTCGTCGATCTGCGTTCCGTCCAGACCCTCGTCGACGGCGACAAGCTGAAGATCAAGTACGGCGCCCAGGACCTCTCGGCGCACGACTCCGGTGCGTTCACCGGTGAGATCTCGGGTCCCATGCTGGCCAAGCTGAAGTGCACCTACGTGACCGTGGGGCACAGTGAGCGCCGCCAGTACCACGCCGAGAGCGACGAGATCTGCAACGCCAAGGTCAAGGCCGCCTACCGGCACGGACTCACCCCGATTCTGTGCGTCGGTGAGGGCCTGGACATCCGCAAGGCCGGCCAGCAGGTGCCGTACACGCTGAACCAGCTCGACGGTGCGCTCAAGGACGTCCCGGCGGAGCAGGCCGAGTCGATCGTGATCGCCTATGAGCCGGTATGGGCGATCGGTACCGGTGAGGTGGCCACCCCGGAGGACGCGCAGGAGGTCTGCGGCGCGATCCGTGCCCGGCTGGGCGAGCTGTACTCGCCCGAGCTGGCCGGGAAGGTCCGCATCCAGTACGGCGGCTCGGTGAAGTCGGGCAACGTCGCCGCGATCATGGCGCAGCCCGATGTGGACGGTGCGCTGGTCGGTGGCGCCGCCCTGGATGCCGACGAGTTCGTCAAGATCGTCCGGTTCCGCGACCAGTGA
- a CDS encoding phosphoglycerate kinase, giving the protein MKTIDELLAEGVAGKRVFVRADLNVPLSGTTITDDGRIRAVQPTVAKLAEAGARVVVASHLGRPKGAPDPAFSLAPAAARLGELLGADVAFAKDTVGESARATVAALTDGRVAVIENLRFNAGETSKDDAERGAFADQLAELADLYVGDGFGAVHRKHASVFDLPARLPHAAGYLIATEVGVLKKLTTDVRRPYAVVLGGAKVSDKLGVIDHLLERADRILIGGGMAYTFLKAQGHEVGSSLLQEDQIPVVLEYLQRAKDKGVEFVLPVDVVVSEQFPDLKAKAPTHPATVAADAMPAGKMGLDNGPETNKLYASKLADAATVFWNGPMGVFEHPDYADGTRAVAQALLDSDAFTVVGGGDSAAAVRILGFDENEFGHISTGGGASLEYLEGKTLPGLAALED; this is encoded by the coding sequence ATGAAGACCATCGACGAACTTCTCGCCGAAGGGGTCGCGGGCAAGCGGGTTTTCGTCCGTGCCGACCTCAATGTGCCGCTCTCCGGCACCACCATCACCGACGACGGCCGGATCAGGGCCGTACAGCCGACGGTGGCCAAGCTCGCCGAGGCCGGCGCGCGGGTCGTCGTCGCCTCCCACCTGGGCCGCCCCAAGGGCGCCCCGGACCCGGCGTTCTCGCTGGCCCCTGCCGCCGCGCGCCTCGGGGAGCTCCTCGGTGCCGACGTCGCCTTCGCGAAGGACACGGTCGGTGAATCCGCCCGCGCCACGGTCGCCGCTCTCACCGACGGCCGGGTCGCCGTCATCGAGAACCTCCGCTTCAACGCCGGTGAGACGTCGAAGGACGACGCCGAGCGCGGTGCCTTCGCCGACCAGCTGGCCGAGCTGGCCGATCTGTACGTCGGTGACGGCTTCGGCGCCGTGCACCGCAAGCACGCCTCGGTCTTCGACCTGCCGGCGCGCCTGCCGCACGCCGCGGGGTATCTGATCGCCACCGAGGTGGGCGTTCTCAAGAAGCTGACGACGGACGTCCGTCGTCCGTACGCGGTGGTGCTCGGCGGGGCCAAGGTCTCCGACAAGCTCGGCGTCATCGACCACCTCCTGGAGCGGGCCGACCGCATCCTCATCGGCGGTGGCATGGCGTACACCTTCCTCAAGGCCCAGGGGCACGAGGTCGGCAGCTCCCTCCTCCAGGAGGACCAGATCCCGGTGGTGCTGGAATACCTGCAGCGCGCCAAGGACAAGGGCGTGGAGTTCGTGCTCCCCGTCGACGTCGTGGTGTCGGAGCAGTTCCCGGACCTCAAGGCCAAGGCGCCGACCCACCCCGCCACCGTAGCGGCTGACGCCATGCCGGCCGGGAAAATGGGCCTCGACAACGGCCCCGAGACCAACAAGCTCTACGCCTCGAAGCTTGCCGACGCGGCCACCGTTTTCTGGAACGGCCCGATGGGCGTCTTCGAGCACCCCGACTACGCGGACGGCACCAGGGCCGTCGCGCAGGCGCTTCTCGACAGCGACGCCTTCACGGTCGTCGGCGGTGGGGACTCCGCCGCCGCTGTCCGCATCCTGGGCTTTGACGAAAACGAATTCGGACATATTTCGACCGGTGGCGGCGCCAGCCTCGAGTACCTCGAGGGCAAGACGCTTCCCGGCCTCGCCGCACTGGAGGACTGA